accttttaataattttttttaaaaaaggcaagtaACAGTTGTGATGAAATATTTTTGCCAAATACTAGTAAGATATAGAGTACTTCAAGATGTTTTAGGGAAAAGACATATTATgtaaaaagctgtgcatggatttcaaaactagGACAAAaggagcttattttttaattgtttttctatgaactttttgcagtacaACAGTGATAATACTGTAGAGTAGCGAGACATACACAAAACACAGCTCCTTTGGGTTACAGAGCTGGTCTATAAAGGGATTTGtattctgtctttctttctttctttttttttttttacaggcagagtggatagtgagagagagacagagagaaaggtcttccttttgccattggttcaccctccaatggccgctgcggccggcgcatcgtgctgatccgaagccaggagccaggtgcttctcctggtctcccatggggtgcagggcccaagcacttgggccatcctccactgccttccccggccacagcagagagctggactggaagaggagcaaccgggatagaatccagtgccccaaccgggactagaacccggtgtgccggcgccgcaaggtggaggattagcctgttacgccacggcaccggcctgtattCTGTCTTTCTATGGGCATACTTTGTGCAACATGTTTTTTGTAATCAGACAAAAatgtatgttctttttttttttttttacaataccCATCTCACACaattatgtatcaattaaaaataaaaatttaggaggccaatgttgtggtgcagtgggttaagctgctgcctgcgactccagcatcctacatcatagtgctggttcaagtcccagctgctctgcttccaattcttgctaatgcacctgagaaggcactggaggatgatggctcaagtgtgtgggactcctgggatggaattcctgactcctgctttgacctggcccagccctggttgttacaggcatttggggaataagcgagtggatggaagatctctgtctttctctctgggtcggtgctgtggcgtagtgagtaaagcccctgcccgcagtgtcagcatcccatatgggcaccggttcatgtcctggctgctccacttccaatccagctctctgctgtggccttggaaagcagaagatggcccaagtccttgggcccctacacccacgtgggagacctggaagaagcccctggctcctggctttggatcagtgcagctctggccattgcagccaatgggggagtgaaccagtggatggaagacctctctctctctctctttctgcctctccttctctctatatataattctgactttcaaataaataaataaatcttaaaaaaaaaaaaaaactctctccgtgtctctccctctctgtcactctgcctttcgaataaataaatatatcctaattttttttaaatactagctCTCAGGGTTGTTGGGGAAAATTGTACTGCAGTAACCCTGTCTCTACAGCACAGCACTTGCTCAGATGTTGCTTTGTGAGCCGGGTCTGCCGCCCGCTGCCACCCCACTTTCTTTTCTTCAAGTAGCTTTCATCACCCGGAATGATCTGATGTCTGTTCATGTTGGGTTTGCGTGTCGTCACATGACTCACAGACCTGGAACGgcgccaggcctgggtcaggtgcTCATTAACAAGCGgtgaacaaatgaaataaatgcacAGATCGGGCCCAGcgcagggctgggcggggctgggcggggcgggcagggaaCACTCACAGCTtcgctgggctgggggcagcacgCATCCAGGAAGCGGCCCGGGCTAGGCAGAGGGAAGTCGCACGCTTCCGCGCAGGTCCAGCAACAGTCTTGGGGCTCAGAGGCGCTTTGcttcctgcagggggcgctgcagTCCGTGCAGCAGCCCTGGGCCTAGGAGAGGGCGGGACTCAGGATCTGAGCCAGGCAGCAGATAGGGACCCTACCCCCTTAAGGCTCAGCGTGTGGGAGAGGGGCAGAAGGTTGGGCTGGGGACAAGAGGGACATCCTAGTTTCACAAAAGGGACAGGTATGGGAACTAGACGGCAAAGGTGTCTCACGGGAAAAGcctccggggggtgggggtgtgtgggtAGGGTGAGGGTCCCACCCTTCACCCCTCCCAGGCCCCTCACCAGCAGGCAGTGCCTAGTGAGCAGCACCAGGCCCAGCAGCAACAAATAGATGCCCACAGCGATGAAGACAATGGCGGGGATGGGGAGCGGCAAGGAAGGGTTGCTGGCGGGAGCTGGGGTTGGACTCCACGGGCTAGAAGCGGCCTGGAGGAGCACAGgaggatgggtgtgtgtgtgtggggggggagacagcaggtggaggGGGCTGCGGAACGCGGGGTTCCCAGgtggctgggggaggagaggtggggaggctCAGCAGGCACACCCCAGTGCACTGCCTTGTCCCCAAACCTGCTCTTTCCCAGCATGCCCGTCTCATCCTCAAgtacctgctgctgcttctccggTCTTCCGAGACTTGCCACTCTTAGAACACCCACTAAACACGTCTCTGGCCTCTGACTCCCCCGCCTTGTTGCCAGCCCACAGCCCACGTTCCTGGCCCCCGGCTTCCGATCTGCACCTTTGTCTCTTCCCACACCAGCTGTCCTGTGCACCCCTCCTTGCAGCCCATCAATGGCTCGGCGACAACTTCTTACCTTGGCGGTCAAGCCGCCCATCCAGCCCCGCCTGCCCCTTGCTCCCTCCCCACACTCGGGCCACATGGAGATCCTACCGGCTGCCCGaccgccccaccccaggcctctgccctAGCCCAGGGCTCTGCCTGAATGCCTTTTTCCTAGGTCACTTGAGGAATGCCCCCTGATGTTGCCAATTGACTCCAGAAAAGTGCCCTCCCGCGGGGAATCCACCCCCAGCACTGTCTTCCAGCTCTTGCCCTGGCTGGAAGGGGCCAGGTGGGGCCAAGGGCGCCCCTCCCATTGCAGGGTGGGTCCTGGGCGCTGAGGGGGCCTGGACTCACGTCCATGGGGTAGGGAGGCGCAGTCAGTCCCGGAGCTGCAAAACAAAGTAAGTCTGCGCCTCAGAGGCAGGAGAAGGGCCGGCAGCCCGGGATGCCCActctcctcctcccactgcccgtttggggaaactgaggcccagcgaTGGCCTCCGGTCCGGATGGCGGGAATCGGGGGCCCCAGGGCGGCGCCTTCTTCGCCGGCCCCGATTGGTCCCAGGCCACCCCCGCTCCGCTGTCCCCACACCCCGGGCTCCCTCCGTCGCCGCAtccccatcacctgcagcctcggGGCCGCGGGCCGTTCACGGATTCCGCGCCGCGCTCGGTCCAATCGCTTTGGCGCCAGCACCGCCCAAAAGCCTTCCGCTGCTTCTCGTGGTTGCCATGGGGACCAGGGAGCGGCGTCTACGGCGGCCGCCGAGCCCCAAACGCCTCCTTCCCGCCTCGCTCCTTCGCAGACCCCGGGGTGACCGCACCGCAAGGACGAATTCCTGCCGCCCGGGTCGGATCATCACCGGATGCTGGACGTCCTGGGGacgccccagggctggggctgaaccCCCGGGCTACGCGGCGACCTGCTGTGTGACTTCCACCGAGCTGGGTCCATCTGCCCTCCTGCAGGAGGGGCCGGGCCGCTGGCTGCTGGGTCCATGGTTTCCTCCTCTCCACTGCGCCAGTTTGACTGCCCTCTTACAGCCCTCTCGGCTCTGTCCTCAAGTGGTTTCTTTCCCACCGCTCGCATCAGCTCCTGCTCCTTTTCTGCTTGTAAACCTCCAAGGGCTCCCTAGGGACCCCAGGATACAAGGCGCCAAGGCTTGGGCTGGCTGTGGGACCCCAGCCGTGGAGCCCGGCCCACTGCCCCTCAGTGTTCGGTCACATCCCTGGGCACCGCAGAGTAGGGCCGACTTCCTGCCTTCCTTTGCGCACATTCTATCAGAGGAAGAGAGGAATCAGACAATAAATCTATAAATACAGCAGGCGAGTGCCGCGTGCGTCCAAGGCTCCGCACGGGATCTGTTGAAACTTCCCCAGCCCGGCGCACAGGGACAAGGACTCAGCTCCACAGCCTTGCAGATGCTGTTCCCTGTGCCCAGGACACCCTTCCAgcgtccccaccccctcctccacctcctgcaCCCCTGCGTGAGGTCCTCCTGCCCACTGTGGCGCACAGGGcaccctgtggctgtggctgttgcGGCCTTCACAACCAGGAACCTGCAGTCCATTCTCCGCTTGTGTGTCTGGAGCGCCTGCCGCCTGGCTTGCTTCACCCGC
This sequence is a window from Lepus europaeus isolate LE1 chromosome 21, mLepTim1.pri, whole genome shotgun sequence. Protein-coding genes within it:
- the LOC133751106 gene encoding uncharacterized protein LOC133751106 isoform X1 is translated as MDAASSPWSPTPAPASNPSLPLPIPAIVFIAVGIYLLLLGLVLLTRHCLLAQGCCTDCSAPCRKQSASEPQDCCWTCAEACDFPLPSPGRFLDACCPQPSEAGWAPRCPLCDCACACQLPDCQSLNCLCFEIKLR
- the LOC133751106 gene encoding uncharacterized protein LOC133751106 isoform X2, with protein sequence MDAQGCCTDCSAPCRKQSASEPQDCCWTCAEACDFPLPSPGRFLDACCPQPSEAGWAPRCPLCDCACACQLPDCQSLNCLCFEIKLR